A single Symbiobacterium thermophilum IAM 14863 DNA region contains:
- a CDS encoding homoserine dehydrogenase: MEKQTMRFAILGLGTVGKGVVKLLQESREMLHLKTGLNLELAKVLVRDASKPRPGFEGLPLTEDVSEILDDPSIRIVVELMGGIEPARTYLVEALRRGKTIVTANKDVMADYDKDLYDAGEIGDAEIYFEASVGGGIPIIRPLKEALAANTMRQVMGIVNGTTNYILTQMSQYGRSYEEALQEAQALGYAEPDPTNDVQGFDAARKLAILCTICFLSRVKPGMVYTEGITRVTPRDIEYGRRFGWVLKLLAIGKEVDGEIEARVHPAFIPHTHPLASVAGSFNAIYTVGDPVGETMFYGRGAGAGPTASAVVSDLIAAALSKRTPGRRAGDAHTVYFEKRVLPIEETRSRYYLRLHAVDAPGSLARIAERFGEHGVSLAEVVQASGGPDHPDDGGAAELVLVTHTVQDANLQAVVRDLKEMRDTVLRVDNVIRVEG; this comes from the coding sequence TTGGAGAAACAGACCATGCGGTTCGCCATTCTGGGACTCGGCACCGTCGGCAAAGGGGTGGTGAAGCTCCTGCAGGAGAGCCGGGAGATGCTGCACCTGAAGACCGGCCTCAACCTGGAGCTGGCCAAGGTGCTGGTGCGCGATGCCTCCAAGCCGCGGCCCGGTTTCGAGGGACTCCCGCTGACGGAGGACGTGAGCGAGATTCTGGACGATCCTTCCATCCGCATCGTGGTGGAGCTGATGGGCGGCATCGAGCCGGCCCGGACCTACCTGGTCGAGGCCCTGAGGCGCGGGAAGACCATCGTGACCGCCAACAAGGACGTGATGGCCGACTACGACAAGGACCTGTACGACGCCGGTGAGATCGGCGATGCCGAGATCTACTTCGAGGCGTCCGTGGGGGGCGGCATCCCCATCATCCGGCCGCTGAAGGAGGCCCTGGCGGCCAACACGATGCGCCAGGTGATGGGCATCGTCAATGGGACGACCAACTACATCCTGACCCAGATGAGCCAGTACGGCAGGAGTTACGAGGAGGCCCTGCAGGAGGCGCAGGCCCTGGGCTACGCCGAGCCCGACCCGACCAACGACGTCCAGGGATTCGACGCCGCCCGAAAGCTGGCCATCCTCTGCACCATCTGCTTCCTCTCCCGGGTCAAGCCCGGGATGGTCTACACCGAGGGGATCACGCGCGTGACGCCGCGCGACATCGAGTACGGCCGCCGGTTCGGCTGGGTGCTGAAGCTCCTGGCCATCGGGAAGGAGGTGGACGGCGAGATCGAGGCGCGGGTCCACCCGGCGTTCATCCCCCACACCCATCCCCTGGCCAGCGTAGCCGGATCGTTCAACGCCATCTACACCGTGGGCGATCCGGTCGGCGAGACGATGTTCTACGGGCGGGGCGCCGGCGCCGGACCCACCGCATCGGCCGTGGTCTCCGACCTGATCGCCGCCGCGCTGTCCAAGCGGACGCCGGGGCGGCGCGCCGGCGATGCCCACACCGTCTACTTCGAGAAGCGGGTCCTGCCCATCGAGGAGACCCGCAGCCGCTACTACCTGCGGCTGCACGCGGTGGACGCGCCCGGCAGCCTGGCCCGGATCGCCGAGCGGTTCGGCGAGCACGGGGTCTCCCTGGCCGAGGTGGTGCAGGCCTCGGGCGGGCCAGACCATCCCGACGACGGCGGCGCAGCCGAGCTGGTGCTGGTGACCCA
- a CDS encoding ATP-dependent DNA helicase: MQIRWTKLPFTAHNESEYRQGLNDWLGRVFYDVLPEHGFEVREEQIYTAFRIARALTEGSTLLAEAGPGTGKTFAYLLPAVCHARMRGRPVVVASASSVLKAQLTGPDGDIQTLSRLLNLDIDVRVAGNPADYVCEMKVEAGDFGSGEEPEGWSELIHWARRTGTGARSEVPGVPDDLWELVSWDPSLNCDTCPRRGHCLMVAARRQHRAAADLVVCDHRLFAQDLLTRNDLLEGGMLPILPSYSAVIFDEGHHFPETWQRAQGWSLSQRRLRRTLERLEYWHAREQVAWRLEAALVAADSFMQALDVHTRPGEGKRDVDRSELLLKAAARLDQALDLLQTELVTEEAMSEGQSSETELQAYQNRIDELRAALRLFRRPESVVWREGDELWVVPRRPKPLFGGDLLKPGTPVVFSSATLEPDYQARVLGLSRFDQSRVGVPFDLGRQSLVYLPPDEGSGMNAAGPDAAVDAVVDEAVRVLHATGGRALILVRSLAEVRRWRQALAAHHLPWPVIYEGDGDRGAQLERFRAEVDSVLVGAGFWEGVDVRGEALSCVILPYLPFPEHDPLIRERRGQAQAAGQDPFRAVDLPEMLIKLKQGMGRLIRTAEDRGVIALLDRSYRGADWAGAVEEAFPEGARRVTDLAEVKAFLAGTGRG; the protein is encoded by the coding sequence TTGCAGATTCGCTGGACCAAGCTGCCGTTTACAGCGCACAACGAGTCCGAATACCGGCAGGGGCTGAACGACTGGCTGGGGCGCGTCTTCTACGACGTGCTGCCCGAGCACGGCTTTGAGGTGCGGGAAGAGCAGATCTACACCGCCTTCCGCATTGCCCGCGCGCTGACCGAAGGCTCCACCCTGCTGGCGGAGGCCGGACCCGGCACCGGCAAGACCTTCGCGTACCTCCTGCCCGCCGTCTGCCACGCGCGGATGCGCGGCCGGCCGGTCGTGGTGGCCAGCGCCTCCAGCGTGCTGAAGGCGCAGCTCACTGGTCCCGACGGCGACATCCAGACGCTGTCCCGGCTGCTGAACCTGGACATCGATGTGCGGGTGGCCGGCAATCCGGCCGATTATGTGTGCGAGATGAAGGTGGAGGCCGGCGACTTCGGATCCGGCGAGGAACCCGAGGGCTGGTCCGAGCTCATCCACTGGGCCAGGCGCACCGGCACCGGGGCCCGCTCCGAGGTTCCCGGAGTGCCCGACGATCTGTGGGAACTGGTGAGCTGGGATCCGTCGCTGAACTGCGACACCTGCCCCCGCCGGGGCCACTGCCTGATGGTCGCCGCCCGCCGGCAGCACCGCGCGGCCGCGGACCTGGTCGTCTGCGACCACCGGCTCTTCGCCCAGGACCTGCTTACCCGCAACGACCTGCTGGAAGGCGGGATGCTGCCGATTCTGCCCAGCTACTCGGCGGTGATCTTCGACGAGGGCCACCACTTTCCCGAGACCTGGCAGCGGGCCCAAGGCTGGTCCCTGAGCCAGCGCCGGCTGAGGCGGACCCTGGAGCGGCTGGAGTACTGGCACGCCCGGGAGCAGGTGGCGTGGCGGCTGGAGGCGGCCCTTGTCGCCGCGGACAGTTTCATGCAGGCGCTGGATGTGCACACCAGGCCCGGTGAGGGCAAGCGGGATGTGGATCGCAGCGAGCTGCTCCTGAAGGCCGCCGCCCGGCTGGACCAGGCCCTCGACCTGCTGCAGACCGAACTGGTCACCGAGGAGGCGATGAGCGAGGGGCAGTCCAGCGAGACCGAACTGCAGGCCTATCAGAATCGGATTGACGAACTGCGGGCCGCACTGCGGCTGTTCCGCAGGCCCGAGTCGGTGGTCTGGCGGGAGGGGGACGAGCTGTGGGTCGTGCCCCGCCGGCCGAAGCCGCTCTTCGGTGGCGACCTCCTGAAGCCCGGAACGCCGGTGGTCTTCTCCTCGGCCACCCTGGAGCCGGACTACCAGGCCCGGGTGCTGGGGCTCAGCCGTTTCGACCAGAGCCGGGTGGGCGTGCCTTTCGACCTGGGCCGGCAGTCGCTGGTCTACCTGCCGCCGGACGAAGGCTCCGGTATGAATGCCGCCGGCCCGGATGCTGCTGTCGACGCCGTGGTGGACGAGGCGGTGCGGGTGCTGCATGCCACCGGTGGCCGGGCGCTCATCCTGGTGCGGTCGCTGGCGGAGGTGCGGCGCTGGCGGCAGGCGCTGGCGGCGCACCACCTTCCGTGGCCCGTGATCTACGAGGGAGACGGCGACCGGGGGGCGCAGCTGGAGCGGTTCCGGGCCGAGGTGGACTCGGTGCTGGTCGGTGCCGGCTTCTGGGAGGGCGTCGACGTGCGCGGCGAGGCGCTGTCCTGCGTCATCCTTCCGTACCTGCCCTTCCCCGAGCACGACCCGCTGATCCGTGAACGGCGTGGGCAGGCGCAGGCGGCCGGGCAGGACCCCTTCCGGGCCGTCGACCTGCCCGAGATGCTGATCAAGCTGAAGCAGGGGATGGGCCGGCTCATCCGTACCGCCGAGGACCGGGGGGTCATCGCCCTGCTGGACCGGTCCTACCGGGGCGCCGACTGGGCCGGGGCGGTGGAGGAGGCCTTCCCCGAGGGCGCACGGCGGGTCACCGATCTGGCGGAGGTGAAGGCGTTTCTCGCCGGCACCGGTCGAGGCTGA